The Anabaena sp. WA102 genome contains a region encoding:
- a CDS encoding N-acetylmuramoyl-L-alanine amidase, protein MKLHWLIPSTFGTVFILSSPAFAAKLESWRFDTNQNHLEINTSSPVQPQAQLIFNPTRLVIDLPGTELGRPSVTQQIGSKIRTIRVGQFDDQTTRLVIELAPGYTFNPKQVKFVPTNGKRWIVELPQPEIASGQTGEPSLPPTSDKSSEPTIDPRSIYNVVTTNRITPSNRETIPGVVQIDKLRVTRDGFFISTSGGNPQLQINRSQDNRSVNIDIIGAALSPNMGQRNLVINHYGVRRVQFSQLSSSPSAVRMTLQLDSASPNWQALASGDSGFVVIPDRLAKLPENNQSSAPSPSDSPAIIQSVELGGNGTQLLIRADQAISATTGWDRSSGLFRITITNAKLANQVQGPDFTNNSPILKVRLQPQSDNTVIVLVQPASGVSFGALSQVTSQLLALQLQTNLRAQRPPIIPPGFPGSQDPPGSSTPPPQTRPQPRLPVPNGKVLVVIDPGHGGKDSGAPGLGGLLEKDVVLPISTKLATILEQNGIQVVLTRDADFFVELQGRVDIAKRVNATLFVSIHANSVDNRSDVNGLEVYYYDSGYALADTVRQAILQNISTLKNRGTRKARFYVLRKNTMPAILVETGYMTGREDNPRLGSPEYQSRMAEGIASGILNYLKQR, encoded by the coding sequence GTGAAACTACATTGGTTAATACCTAGCACTTTTGGAACGGTCTTCATCCTATCTTCGCCCGCTTTTGCCGCGAAATTAGAATCTTGGCGGTTTGATACTAATCAAAACCACTTAGAAATCAACACATCTAGCCCAGTCCAACCCCAAGCCCAACTCATTTTTAACCCCACACGCTTAGTAATTGACTTACCAGGAACAGAACTTGGTCGTCCGTCCGTAACCCAACAAATTGGCAGCAAAATCCGCACTATTCGCGTCGGTCAATTTGATGACCAAACAACACGCTTAGTGATCGAACTAGCCCCTGGTTACACCTTCAACCCCAAGCAAGTTAAATTTGTTCCCACCAATGGCAAACGTTGGATAGTAGAATTACCACAACCAGAAATTGCTTCTGGGCAAACTGGAGAACCATCATTACCCCCAACATCCGATAAATCATCTGAACCAACAATAGACCCCAGAAGTATTTACAACGTAGTCACTACCAACCGAATTACTCCATCTAATCGAGAAACCATCCCAGGGGTAGTGCAAATTGATAAATTGCGAGTTACAAGAGATGGGTTTTTTATTAGTACCAGTGGTGGAAATCCTCAACTGCAAATCAATCGCAGTCAAGATAATCGCTCTGTTAATATTGATATCATTGGCGCAGCCCTATCACCAAATATGGGACAACGGAATCTAGTGATTAATCACTATGGAGTCCGTCGTGTCCAATTTAGCCAACTGTCCAGCAGTCCATCTGCTGTTCGCATGACCTTACAGTTAGATAGTGCCAGTCCCAATTGGCAAGCATTAGCTAGTGGTGACAGTGGTTTTGTCGTCATCCCAGATCGTTTAGCTAAATTACCTGAGAATAACCAATCATCCGCACCATCACCGAGTGATTCCCCCGCAATTATTCAATCTGTAGAACTCGGTGGCAATGGCACACAATTATTAATTAGAGCAGACCAAGCCATATCTGCCACCACCGGCTGGGATAGAAGCTCAGGTCTATTTCGCATTACCATTACCAATGCTAAATTAGCTAATCAGGTCCAAGGTCCGGATTTTACTAACAATAGCCCGATTCTTAAAGTCCGTCTCCAACCCCAGTCTGACAATACCGTAATTGTTCTTGTTCAACCTGCATCTGGCGTTAGCTTTGGCGCACTAAGTCAAGTTACGTCTCAATTATTGGCGCTACAATTACAAACTAATCTCCGCGCTCAACGTCCTCCAATTATACCACCTGGATTTCCTGGATCACAAGATCCTCCAGGTTCTAGTACACCACCTCCGCAAACAAGACCTCAGCCCCGTCTACCAGTTCCTAATGGCAAAGTTTTAGTAGTTATTGATCCTGGACATGGTGGTAAAGATTCTGGCGCTCCTGGACTGGGTGGTTTACTAGAAAAGGATGTTGTTCTACCCATTAGTACCAAACTGGCAACAATTTTAGAACAAAATGGTATCCAAGTTGTCCTCACGCGAGATGCTGACTTTTTTGTGGAACTGCAAGGAAGGGTGGATATAGCCAAGCGTGTTAATGCAACTTTATTTGTCAGTATTCATGCTAATTCTGTGGATAATCGGTCTGATGTCAATGGTTTAGAAGTCTATTATTACGACAGTGGTTATGCTTTAGCTGATACTGTGCGACAAGCCATTCTCCAAAATATTAGTACCCTCAAGAATCGAGGCACTCGTAAAGCTAGATTTTATGTGCTGAGAAAAAATACTATGCCTGCTATTTTAGTAGAAACAGGCTATATGACTGGTCGGGAAGATAATCCCCGTTTAGGATCACCAGAATACCAAAGTCGTATGGCTGAGGGCATAGCTAGTGGTATTCTGAATTATTTAAAACAAAGATAA
- the hetZ gene encoding heterocyst differentiation protein HetZ, translating into MNSTAIATNQGKISISVEVIFQFLFRELQQSTKASEQNCHDVSVRITNEVLRICNESKRIQTSGSVESSAMSLAKHRLQQCIRYYQLGSSRGRIELHSTLSAIVYRYINPPHKQLSYQGRLTIIEDFLQSFYLEALNAFRRENQLAPTYRPQTLLELGEYMAFTERYGKRRIPLPGRQQQLIILRAQTFSKQQPLETSVDIEQASEGGSGEFDGSWEEPAIHQLRSAMAMQPEPEEDTLRSVVITELIDYLEEKEQSDCADYFALRLQDLSAPEIESILGLTSRQRDYLQQRFKYHLIRFALLHRWELVHEWLEVSLPTNLGLTPIQWKTYLAQLDDKQKSILDLKQQGKPDEQISKILGLSMAQLQKRWLKILEQAWEIRNSLVSGSSASTHEW; encoded by the coding sequence ATGAATTCAACAGCAATCGCAACTAATCAGGGGAAAATTTCTATCAGCGTGGAGGTCATCTTTCAATTCCTATTTAGGGAACTTCAACAGTCAACTAAGGCTTCGGAGCAAAATTGTCACGATGTGTCGGTGAGAATTACTAACGAAGTTCTGCGAATTTGCAATGAAAGTAAACGCATTCAAACTTCCGGGTCTGTAGAAAGTTCAGCCATGAGCCTAGCTAAACATCGGTTACAACAGTGTATTCGATACTATCAGTTAGGTTCAAGTCGTGGAAGGATAGAATTACACAGCACACTGAGTGCTATTGTTTATCGTTATATTAATCCCCCTCACAAGCAATTAAGCTATCAAGGGCGGTTGACTATCATTGAAGATTTTCTCCAGAGTTTTTATTTGGAGGCTTTAAATGCTTTTAGAAGGGAAAACCAATTAGCTCCGACCTATCGCCCCCAGACTCTTTTAGAATTGGGAGAATACATGGCATTTACCGAACGATATGGTAAACGTCGGATTCCACTCCCCGGAAGGCAGCAACAGCTAATTATTTTGCGGGCGCAAACTTTTTCCAAGCAACAGCCTTTAGAAACAAGTGTAGATATAGAACAGGCATCAGAGGGTGGTAGTGGTGAGTTTGACGGTTCTTGGGAAGAACCAGCTATCCATCAATTGCGCTCGGCTATGGCTATGCAGCCCGAACCAGAAGAAGATACCCTGCGCTCGGTTGTGATTACTGAATTAATAGATTATTTAGAAGAAAAAGAACAATCTGACTGTGCTGATTACTTTGCTTTGCGTCTTCAAGATTTATCAGCACCAGAGATTGAGTCAATTTTAGGTTTAACATCTCGGCAGCGTGATTACTTACAGCAACGGTTTAAATATCATTTAATTCGGTTTGCTCTTTTACATCGTTGGGAATTGGTTCATGAGTGGTTGGAAGTTTCTTTACCCACTAATTTGGGTTTAACTCCGATTCAATGGAAAACTTATCTGGCACAACTAGATGATAAACAAAAGTCTATCTTAGATTTGAAGCAGCAAGGAAAACCTGACGAGCAAATATCTAAGATATTAGGCCTGTCAATGGCACAATTACAGAAACGTTGGTTGAAGATTTTAGAACAAGCTTGGGAAATTCGGAATTCTTTAGTGTCCGGATCTAGTGCATCTACCCATGAATGGTGA
- the murI gene encoding glutamate racemase, with product MYSSSIFDTFSPQEPQRAPIGVFDSGVGGLTVLRQIYQQLPNESIIYVGDTARLPYGIRSQAEILQFVREILHWMQQQRVKMAIMACNTSSALALDIVRQEFNFPILGVILPGAKAAVQQGQRIGVIATPATAQSNAYRQAILEIQSNVQVWQVSCPEFVPLIEQNRIHDPYTIEIAKTYLEPLIQKEIDTLVYGCTHYPHLSPILRSLLPQQVKLIDPAVHVAAACSQELDILGIKNTHPPMPTRFAVSGCSQQFTQSSLQWLGYTPMVEQVCFADTVLS from the coding sequence GTGTATTCATCTTCTATTTTTGATACTTTTTCCCCCCAAGAACCTCAACGCGCTCCGATTGGGGTATTTGACAGTGGAGTTGGTGGACTAACCGTATTGCGACAAATTTATCAACAACTTCCCAATGAATCAATTATTTATGTAGGGGACACAGCCCGTCTTCCTTATGGTATTCGTTCCCAAGCAGAAATACTACAATTTGTCCGAGAAATCCTCCATTGGATGCAGCAGCAACGGGTGAAAATGGCAATTATGGCTTGTAACACCAGTTCGGCTCTGGCATTAGATATAGTCCGTCAAGAGTTTAATTTCCCGATTTTAGGGGTGATTCTACCAGGTGCAAAGGCAGCAGTCCAACAAGGACAACGGATTGGTGTCATTGCTACTCCAGCTACGGCTCAAAGCAACGCCTATCGTCAAGCCATTTTAGAAATTCAATCTAATGTCCAAGTCTGGCAAGTCAGTTGCCCAGAATTTGTCCCACTCATTGAACAAAATCGTATTCACGACCCCTATACCATTGAAATAGCCAAAACTTATCTAGAACCTTTGATTCAGAAAGAAATAGATACTTTAGTTTATGGTTGTACCCATTATCCCCATTTGTCGCCCATCTTGCGATCGCTCCTTCCCCAGCAAGTCAAGCTAATTGACCCAGCAGTTCATGTCGCCGCCGCTTGCTCTCAAGAATTAGATATACTAGGGATCAAGAATACTCATCCACCAATGCCTACCCGCTTCGCTGTCAGCGGTTGTTCCCAGCAATTTACCCAATCTAGCTTACAATGGTTAGGCTATACTCCAATGGTAGAACAAGTATGTTTTGCTGATACCGTCCTCTCTTAA
- the sds gene encoding solanesyl diphosphate synthase → MTPATSLFTPVEADLQILADNLKQLVGNRHPILYAAAEHLFGAGGKRIRPAIVLLISRATMLEEDITPRHRRLAEITEMIHTASLVHDDVVDESNVRRGVPTVHSLFGNRIAVLAGDFLFAQSSWYLANLNNLDVVKLLSEVIMDLAAGEIQQGLNRFDASLSTETYLQKSYYKTASLIANSSKAAGLISETSLETAEHLYSYGRHLGLSFQIVDDILDFTSSTDTLGKPAGSDLKSGNLTAPVLFALEEKPYLEVLIEREFAQAGDLEQALALVHDSRGIQRARELAAHHARLATESIGVLEPSASREALMNLTDYVLSRLY, encoded by the coding sequence ATGACCCCAGCCACCTCCCTGTTTACCCCTGTGGAAGCAGACCTGCAAATACTAGCAGATAACCTTAAACAGCTAGTTGGAAATCGCCACCCCATTCTCTATGCCGCAGCCGAACATTTATTCGGTGCTGGGGGGAAGCGAATCAGACCTGCAATAGTGCTACTTATATCGCGGGCAACCATGCTCGAAGAAGATATTACCCCGCGTCACCGACGACTGGCAGAAATTACAGAAATGATTCACACAGCCAGTCTAGTCCATGATGATGTAGTAGATGAATCAAATGTTCGTCGCGGTGTACCGACTGTACATAGTTTGTTTGGTAATCGCATTGCTGTGCTTGCAGGGGATTTTCTCTTTGCACAATCGTCTTGGTATTTAGCAAATCTAAATAATTTGGATGTTGTTAAACTGCTTTCTGAAGTAATTATGGACTTAGCCGCTGGAGAAATCCAACAAGGGTTAAATCGTTTTGATGCTAGTCTTTCTACAGAAACGTACCTGCAAAAAAGCTATTACAAAACAGCCTCATTAATTGCCAACAGTTCTAAGGCTGCTGGATTAATTAGTGAAACATCCCTAGAAACTGCCGAACACTTGTACAGTTATGGTCGCCATCTAGGTCTTTCCTTTCAAATAGTAGATGATATTCTTGATTTCACCAGTTCAACAGACACCCTGGGTAAACCAGCGGGTTCTGACCTCAAAAGTGGCAACCTGACAGCACCAGTTTTATTTGCTTTAGAAGAAAAACCCTACTTAGAAGTCCTGATTGAACGAGAGTTTGCCCAGGCAGGGGATTTAGAGCAAGCACTGGCACTAGTCCATGATAGTAGAGGTATCCAAAGGGCGAGAGAATTAGCTGCTCACCATGCTAGGTTAGCCACCGAGTCTATTGGTGTTTTAGAACCATCAGCATCACGTGAAGCACTGATGAATTTGACCGACTATGTACTAAGTCGGCTCTACTAA